TTGGCGATATCCACTTGCCAACAATCCACGTCTGTCAATTCAAATTGCATTGTTCAAGattctataataataaaattaagagagagaagaattaattaattaattaattaccttGCAGTGTTGTGCGGCTTGGTATTTTGTGACTTGGACAAGGTAACTTTGATATTCAAGAGGTGCTTCCCTTTGAATCTTGTGAAATCTATCCGTTGACAGAGTCAACATCTGCACACAACAAATAGAGTCAAATCAAAGTTTCTTTTATTCCTTCATGGAATCTTAAGTACAAGAATATTACTATTGTACTTACGAGAACTCTGACTTTCTTACGGCAGAGGTAGAGTGCGATTGCTCTTCCAAGCTTGGAAGTGGCTCCAGTGAGGAACACCTCATCCACATGCTCCGGAATTTCGTGGAGGATCACAGCAGCAGTTAATGTGTTTCCATGAACAACTCGAACTCTGAGATTTCGATGCTTATCCACGAAAAGCTTTCCACCGCCATTTAGTGATTCATTCTgtgtatatatttataattaataattaatcaattacATATAGCAGTTGATGCCTAGCATTATGTTACAAAAAAGTGAAAAACTGAGGCAACTATgacgtgtatatatatatatatatataaatttaatttaatttatgtgaTATCTACCACACAACAAGAAGAGCATTAAGAGTTAAGACCCTCAACAACTATGCTCAGACAAATTATTAAACATCGGTTATTTATAATCAATCATGCACGTTCCTTTCAACTAATTTATAAGTTAGTTAGGTAGGCCAAACCTTATTCAATGCAGCAAGGCTAATGACCTTGACCCCAATCCTATCTGCCCTCAAGATTGCTTCCTCAATCTGCTTATTGATTCCCTCAGTAGCATAGGGTATGAAATACTATTAAAACAAGATAATGCATTTAGTTATTATTAGTTttcaacaaaataaaatgatgatatatatatacacacacacacactaacCATGAAGCCACATCTAGGTACAACCCATGTTTGGTGCAAGCGATCTCTGAGGTAGTAGAAGGAAACTACAAAGGTTTTGGACCAAACCCACATTGCTAGCAAAACTAACAAGGCGAATGGCCAACTTGGGACCAGGAAGAATCTTGTTCTGTATGGCAACGAAGCAAAGGATCGAAGATAGAACTGAATGTGCATACAAGAACTCACATCAACTATGTGGGCCAAGAAAACAAAATCCGGTACCCTACAATTGTTCCCTGCATTTAAAAAAGATAGTTAGATAATGCATGCATTTATATTGAGTAGCTATCTAACATCTAACACTGAAGTCAAAGTGAGAAAGTATTACTCCCCTCCTCCTGAATTGTTTATTTGCATGAAAGTCATTAAGaacttaattattatattattaccTGAACCTGAGCTTAATCTTTTGTGTAATTGCCATGAATTGGAGTGAAGGGTATTGCCTAGTGCATCAAAGAGGGGCATGAAGAGGCAGAAATTGGTGTTCTTATCAGTGTGGTGCAGGCTATGGTATCTGCATCAGAACATGTAAATTAAATGAATGTATATAAATAACTATGGGGTAAATGATGGTGGAAAAAAACAAGTTTTGCTTCGAATTATATTGTATTGGACTTATTTCTGGACCACTACATGTACACACGTTCATCTCCATTTCTTAATGCCACTGCCCTGGTAGTTGAAACATCCAACAATAACAGAACAGGGAATTGAAGAAAAAACAACAATAGATATTTATATGTATGTCTCACAAATCTAAAAAACCTTCAGGTGAAAAAGTAATTTAGTGTTATATATATGTCAAATATTTAATACATTGGAAACACATAATTTAATGGAAAAGTTCTAAAAAGATACTAAGAATGCAAGAAAGATATATGTATATTTACAACAATAATTTGATGTTAACAAAGAgattaaaatgataaaataaaagaaactaAGTTGAAATCCTGAGTCCTCAATTGACATGTTATCCTTACTTTACTGATCTTCATTGATTATTGCCAATCCatcattttctttccttctcatcACAGGCCTAAAttaatttgtgttaaaatccCAAGTCCCAACCTCCAACTGTACCATAAAGCAACACCTATTCTAGTATGTATGTTCACATCTCTTTAATGTTTTGGCCATGCATGCAGTAAATGCATTTCTGTTGTATCACCAAAACAACAGACATAAATCAATGCGATGGCAGTGAGATATCTACATGTACTTTGGTTTTTGTATCTTggataaattattatttaattgttaCTTGTGTTAAGAATGACTTACGTTGGTGTGAAAATCAAGTATCTAAGGAGAGGAAACCTTTCAAAAGTCTCATGTGGGACCACTTCAACATTGCAATGACCTAAGCACCTCAGAAAGTCAAAAGTCAAAACATAACCATACACCAAGCTTGCTGATCCATATCCCATTATGGATGCCCCTAAAACAGGGATTCCTATCACCACCGTCAAAACAAGGTGCTCCAATAGTGTTGCATTTCCAGCtgcatcatcattattattccAAGATTATTTATTTGCACTTGTTTAATCATTATTAATGAGTTAATTTCTCACCAGTAAATGGCCCCGGAACAGGAGATGAATGATGAAGTGAATGGTAATGAGTGAAAAGAAAGTGATGTTCATGAAACTTTCTATGCATCCAATAGTAAAGTGGCTCTGAGACTCCCACGTGCAGAATCATAGCAGCAACAACACCTTTCATATTCCATAATGGAAGATCTTGAAGAAATGGAAACACATAGCAAGCCATGGACCCAACTAGTGCTTGAAGAATCAAGAAGTTGTCCCTATTCCACAATTAGGAAAACACAAACACTAATAACTTTTATCATCAATAAATGTTAAGTAGTAGTGTGGTGCAACAATAATgattgtatatatatgtaccAGTCCCATTCTAGATCAATCTGCTTGAAATCCACACCTTGTTGAAGGATCCTTCGATTTCGATTGAGAAAAAGCATGTGACTATAAGAACTCCACAGAACATGAACTCCTCCTCTTAGAATCCATAGTATGAGCAAGTGAAGGCTCCAGCAGCTGATCATGGAGTAGAGTTCCACGCCATTCAACCATTCATACACAACCTTCCCCACCAATGGACCATATAACACATACTATATTTATGAAATTGAAAACACACAAGTAGTTAGACTTATTCTATATACATAACAGATGCAtcacataaatatatataatataatatacctTGAATAATCCAAAATTTTCCCATGGCCAGCTTGATAAAGGAGCACTACCCATTTCACTGCACTAGGTTCTGCTAGTTTAAGATATTTACAAACCCTGTTAAATGTATGTATGGTATCTTTCTTCTGAGGAAAAACTCCTACTTTCTGTATTCTCCTAAAGCTGAATAGAGCCCCAAAAAACTATGGCAGCCAAGGAGCAGAAACTGGAAAAGATCCCAAAACCAAACAATAATGATAGTAtcagagaagaaggaaagaaaacaaaaaagaagggaacagcaAAGTGTTGGAGAGCTGAAGAGGTTTAATTTGTTTCTGCAAAGAACCAAATTGTTTTTTGTTTCAATTGGGATCTCTTACAATCACCACGTTTGAGCTACAACTAGAAGCATTTATTCCTATATCACCTATTTATAAAGGCAGATCAAACTAGTGTATGTGTGTATCAAGTTAGTTCAATGCCCCCTGGCCCCCTCTTCATACATGTCTCTTTCTCATCATTCATACCAATTTCTTAATAAATCTATATTATcattaaaaataagaaagaattcataaaataaagaggtATATGTATTACACTTGCCATGCATGTTAATAATGCTAGAAATATATAGAGTACTTAATAGTTAATACCACTAGTGCCCAATAATCCCAGAACATAATTTGAACCAGAGATTCTTGCTAGCAGCCAGTTAGTTGCACttgtattaattattataagTGTGATTATTGATTGATTAGAACACAACTTGGAACAGTATTAGTGGTTCACTAATCACTAATCCACGCGTTCTTGGCACAGCTGGAGAGAAGTTAATGCACCATATGGTTGGAAGATGAGACAGTACTAGTGTttaattctctctctctccaatCTCATAGTATTAGtagtattattattcataaggGTAGGTTAGGGGTCTGTTTTCAATGATAGTTAGTAGTACATAATAATCATACGTCTTCACTCAATATATACAATTTCGTAGCAATGTTGCTTAGAAAGAtcatttattttgataattaattactAAGTATACGGCTTTGCCTGATATAGTACATACATTTCATTAGTGAAGATAAATTAAGAGCCTAATTTTCAAGGTCTAAATTTAGTaatgttttataattttatctaaAGTAAAATGTGACCTTGTGTAGTACAATATTCACTATTATACGAGCATATATGTTCTTTGAAAGAAAGGACAGTAATATTCATTAAACTTGTACTGTAGATTGAACAACATATATTACTAGAAAATTAATGGGATTTGATCAAAAGTGAAAAAGATATATATGAGTGAGTTGGGTGGAGAAGGATTATTCAAAGAAATTGCAACGTACAAATAATAATGGTGGTGGTTTCTGATCTGCCTTTTTCTTCTAACTAATGAAACCAGAAAGTGTGGTAGGAGTTGTTTACACATTTACACATTTATTTGGAGCCGCctaattaatactaatcaaCAAGCAAGTTTGagatatattgaattttatcaTTTATGTATGCACGCAACATTATGAATGAGTGACGTAGCAGCAGGAATGTTATTTAATCAATTCagtttaaatatatatatgagaCTCTTCATTGAATGATATGATCATCAAACTCTACATGTGGGGTGTGTTGTGAATTTGTGATGACTTCAGCTTCCTAATCCAACTCTTCATTGATTTTCATTATTATGAATAATATGATTTGAAGGAGGACAAGTTCTTTAATGAAgtaatttatttaaaagattttgatgTACTATAAGTAAAAGttagataaaagataaaaattcatatgaaattatttttatataaaattaatagttaaaaattgttaaataataatttaattaaatatattaaattatttaatgatttttttactatattacaaattaatttttatcaattaaagaggtcaaattataattttataaatcatattttAAATGGAGAGCCTAGGAATATTCTTTAATCCATGAAAAGAAATATTTCCTCTAAACCATTAAAGACATTTTAGGCCTGGGAAACATGTAGGGTTTCATAGCCCAAATACAAGATGAAAACAAAAAATCAGAGAATGGGTGCTTGgatgaccaaaaaaaaaaggaactgGTGGGTGCTTGGGTCCACAACACATATACCACGACTTACTACAATATATAGACGCATTCCAAGTCAAAATATTATGCACATAAAACAAATTATTGCTTGTTTTGCCACCTATAACTTTTAATTAATCTACAAATTTCAGAAGTCGGAGAAGACTGAAGAGTATTCAGCTCTATGCTCTATACAACCATCACTTTGATCTTAGCTGGCTAGCTAGTTAGGTAGGTATATAGATAGGCTATTTTTAATTAGCTGATGTCTATATTTATCTGTTAGACAAATGAACATGATTACATGTGTTTGTTATTGTTTGTTTAGTGAAAGCCAAATCTACCAAGCATACACAATTTTTTGATTTGTCATGTCAGTGTATTAAGTATATTTGAGATACatatttattgatatttattcgatatatatgtattttatatttaaatgtgtcttaataaaaaataaaataaaaattttgaatatatttgtatatatttaaatacTATCACGTGTCAGTATgtcaaactttatttttaatatatatttttaaaataaacttaaaaatagtatatattattaattattaaaaaatattttaaatactttatattattaaaaaaatattaaaaataattaaaaaaataatttatattttatatatatgtcgtatcttattataaaaattttaaatttgcgTATCTGTGTATCCCGTATCCATAACAGTA
Above is a genomic segment from Arachis stenosperma cultivar V10309 chromosome 1, arast.V10309.gnm1.PFL2, whole genome shotgun sequence containing:
- the LOC130981091 gene encoding very-long-chain aldehyde decarbonylase CER3 isoform X1; its protein translation is MGSAPLSSWPWENFGLFKYVLYGPLVGKVVYEWLNGVELYSMISCWSLHLLILWILRGGVHVLWSSYSHMLFLNRNRRILQQGVDFKQIDLEWDWDNFLILQALVGSMACYVFPFLQDLPLWNMKGVVAAMILHVGVSEPLYYWMHRKFHEHHFLFTHYHSLHHSSPVPGPFTAGNATLLEHLVLTVVIGIPVLGASIMGYGSASLVYGYVLTFDFLRCLGHCNVEVVPHETFERFPLLRYLIFTPTYHSLHHTDKNTNFCLFMPLFDALGNTLHSNSWQLHKRLSSGSGNNCRVPDFVFLAHIVDVSSCMHIQFYLRSFASLPYRTRFFLVPSWPFALLVLLAMWVWSKTFVVSFYYLRDRLHQTWVVPRCGFMYFIPYATEGINKQIEEAILRADRIGVKVISLAALNKNESLNGGGKLFVDKHRNLRVRVVHGNTLTAAVILHEIPEHVDEVFLTGATSKLGRAIALYLCRKKVRVLMLTLSTDRFHKIQREAPLEYQSYLVQVTKYQAAQHCKTWIVGKWISPREQSWAPRGTHFHQFVVPPILSFRRDCTYGDLAAMRLPQDVQGLGSCEYTMERGVVHACHAGGVVHSLEGWTHHEVGAIDVHRIDLVWEAALKHGLRPVSSL
- the LOC130981091 gene encoding very-long-chain aldehyde decarbonylase CER3 isoform X2, encoding MACYVFPFLQDLPLWNMKGVVAAMILHVGVSEPLYYWMHRKFHEHHFLFTHYHSLHHSSPVPGPFTAGNATLLEHLVLTVVIGIPVLGASIMGYGSASLVYGYVLTFDFLRCLGHCNVEVVPHETFERFPLLRYLIFTPTYHSLHHTDKNTNFCLFMPLFDALGNTLHSNSWQLHKRLSSGSGNNCRVPDFVFLAHIVDVSSCMHIQFYLRSFASLPYRTRFFLVPSWPFALLVLLAMWVWSKTFVVSFYYLRDRLHQTWVVPRCGFMYFIPYATEGINKQIEEAILRADRIGVKVISLAALNKNESLNGGGKLFVDKHRNLRVRVVHGNTLTAAVILHEIPEHVDEVFLTGATSKLGRAIALYLCRKKVRVLMLTLSTDRFHKIQREAPLEYQSYLVQVTKYQAAQHCKTWIVGKWISPREQSWAPRGTHFHQFVVPPILSFRRDCTYGDLAAMRLPQDVQGLGSCEYTMERGVVHACHAGGVVHSLEGWTHHEVGAIDVHRIDLVWEAALKHGLRPVSSL